From the genome of Syntrophus gentianae:
GAAATGTCAGGCATCATAATCCTTCAGGACGACAGCTGTTGCTCTAAATTTTTGAGTTTTTCCAAGTACGCAGGATGGTGCGCGCCGGCGCGGCTTCCGCCCCCACCAGGTTCAGCGGCAGACAAAGCAGTTCATAATGCCCAGGGGAAACCCCTGCCAGATTCAATCCTTCCAAGATAACGACGCCAGCTTCCAGCAGTATTTGATGGGTAAGGGGACCATCATCGTAGCGCTGCACCGAAAGGTAGTCCATCCCGATTAATCGCACCTCGTGATCGATCAACCACCGTGCCGCATCAGCGGTAAGGGCGACATAATCCGGGAAGAAGCCTGATTCCCCTTTCGCCCAGCGTTCCGAATTGCTTGTGCGAAGCAATAGCCGCCGGGTATCTTGAGGCAGAGCGAGAGCAGCCAACTCTTTGGATGAAACCATCCTGGCGTCGGGCAGATGGCAAACCAGTACGGGACCAACCAGTGTATCCAGGGGGATGTGATCCACCGAATGCCCCCCTCGAAAATGATGTTTAGGGGCATCGATGTGCGTTCCCGTATGCACATCACAATCAAGGCGCGATACATTCACACAATCCCCCTTTTCAATTTGCCGCACAGGAAGCAGCCGGCAACCCGTGCTGTCCGGCCATGTGATCATCCCGCCGAATAAAGGCAATGAGATATCGATTAAATGATCAGGTTTATCCTCTTGGGACAAAAAGAATCCCCCTATAATGGCTTGTATGAATAATTAATCAGACGATCCGAGGTTGCATCGGGGGATTTTTTCTTGGAATTTTTCAACCCGTTCGGATAGTAAAACGTTTTTTTCAGCTCACTGGTAACGGCACTGTGTTGTGAAAATCCACGATAGGTTCCCAAGAATTGCATCAATCTGAAAACCAGTATGCCATAGATAGAGCGTAAAAATGCATGATCATGCCATGCGTGGAAACCATCACTGATAACGTTGCTTGTGTACATCTTGAAGAAATCGCCCAGACTGAATTGTTCATGGGGGAAGATGCGCTTCAGTGCAATCGCCTCACGGCGATAGCGGTTGAAAATCCGTTCCGGTGACTCATTGTGAACATGAATAATCTCCGCATCGGCGATATAGGCAATCCTGCAGCCCTGGGTCATTGCCCGCTTAGCCCAATCAATATCTTCTATGCCGGTCAGTTCTTCATCGTAGGGTATTTTTTCCCATAGGTCTTTTCTAATGGCGGAATTGGCGTTATTGCAGAAGGGATGTTCCTGATTCAGATTGGATTTTTCCGGAAACCAGCGAGCGAACACCTGATGTTCGAAGTATTTTGTCATCTCGTTGCCACGCTGCTTTCCATAGACCAGGGCAACCTGCTGGTCTGCAAAGGGTGCCAACAGTTTTGCCAGCCAGTCTTTATAAACAGGGTAAACATGGGCGCTGGCGATCACAATAAATGGTCCCGATGCCGCCTCGCAACCAATATTCAACGCACGACCGAAAGAAAATTCTTCGGGTTGAATTTTGATTATTTTCACCGGGTAACGTTCAGCGATGGACAGAGTTGCGTCGGTGGAACCCGAGTCTACAACAATGATTTCTACATTACGGACGGTTTGTTGCAGGATTCCGCTCAACAACCGGCCAATATGCTCCTCTTCATTGCAGCAGCGGATTACAATAGATACGTTATAAATGGCCATAGGATTTTATATGAAAATACTCATAACTAGCTGTTTTCTTACGGATATGCTCCATCCCGTTATGATGATCAGCTTGGATCGTAATTTTTATATTCGTGGTCTCCATAAAGGAGCCGACAATTCGTTGTGCCCAGCTGAACGGTCATGTTAGTTCACGCGCTCTTGGCTTCAGTTCTTAATCGACCTCTGGAATGTAATGACGTATGTTTTTATTTGTTCATGACTATCTCATATTGCTTGCGGAACCAGATTATAACCCAACGATTTAGCTTGCTTTCGCAAGTGAGATATTTTCTGTGATTTGTTTCTCTGGGCCAGATAATCCTCTCCGAGATCCCGAAACTCAGCGCCATTCTTGATGACA
Proteins encoded in this window:
- a CDS encoding cyclase family protein, whose amino-acid sequence is MSQEDKPDHLIDISLPLFGGMITWPDSTGCRLLPVRQIEKGDCVNVSRLDCDVHTGTHIDAPKHHFRGGHSVDHIPLDTLVGPVLVCHLPDARMVSSKELAALALPQDTRRLLLRTSNSERWAKGESGFFPDYVALTADAARWLIDHEVRLIGMDYLSVQRYDDGPLTHQILLEAGVVILEGLNLAGVSPGHYELLCLPLNLVGAEAAPARTILRTWKNSKI
- a CDS encoding glycosyltransferase family 2 protein, whose amino-acid sequence is MAIYNVSIVIRCCNEEEHIGRLLSGILQQTVRNVEIIVVDSGSTDATLSIAERYPVKIIKIQPEEFSFGRALNIGCEAASGPFIVIASAHVYPVYKDWLAKLLAPFADQQVALVYGKQRGNEMTKYFEHQVFARWFPEKSNLNQEHPFCNNANSAIRKDLWEKIPYDEELTGIEDIDWAKRAMTQGCRIAYIADAEIIHVHNESPERIFNRYRREAIALKRIFPHEQFSLGDFFKMYTSNVISDGFHAWHDHAFLRSIYGILVFRLMQFLGTYRGFSQHSAVTSELKKTFYYPNGLKNSKKKSPDATSDRLINYSYKPL